A region from the uncultured Bacteroides sp. genome encodes:
- a CDS encoding NUDIX domain-containing protein, translating to MNQDNNQELFPIVDEEGNVIGSATRSECHSGSKLLHPVIHLHVFNSKGELYLQKRPAWKDVQPAKWDTSVGGHVDLGESVEIALNREAQEELGISDFVAEKLAHYVFESARERELVFAHKTTYDGPITPSDELDGGRFWSIEEIKAQMGKDVFTPNFEGEIERTHLF from the coding sequence ATGAATCAAGACAATAATCAAGAGCTTTTCCCTATAGTAGACGAAGAAGGGAACGTCATCGGTTCGGCCACCCGCAGCGAATGCCACAGTGGCAGCAAGCTACTGCATCCTGTCATTCATTTGCATGTGTTCAATTCCAAAGGAGAACTTTACCTACAAAAGCGCCCGGCATGGAAAGATGTGCAACCTGCAAAATGGGATACATCGGTCGGTGGACATGTCGACTTAGGAGAAAGCGTTGAAATAGCACTGAACAGAGAAGCGCAGGAAGAACTGGGCATCAGCGACTTTGTTGCAGAAAAGCTAGCACACTACGTCTTTGAATCCGCCCGCGAACGAGAATTGGTTTTTGCACACAAAACCACATACGATGGACCAATCACGCCCAGTGACGAACTGGACGGAGGCCGTTTTTGGAGCATCGAAGAGATAAAAGCCCAAATGGGCAAAGACGTTTTCACACCCAATTTTGAAGGAGAGATAGAAAGAACTCATCTCTTTTAA
- a CDS encoding S-adenosylmethionine:tRNA ribosyltransferase-isomerase → MKENPKHIRISEYNYPLPDERIAKFPLPVRDQSKLLIYRQGKVSEDVFTSLPTYLPQGSLLIFNNTKVIQARLHFHKETGALIEVFCLEPIEPSDYALNFQQTGHAAWLCMIGNLKKWKEGNLHKVMNVKGKEIILTASRGECRGTSHWIDFIWNNTKVTFADILEVFGELPIPPYLNRETQESDKETYQTVYSKIKGSVAAPTAGLHFTSRVLNDLKDRGIDSEELTLHVGAGTFKPVKSEEIEGHEMHTEYISVSRTTLQKLIEHKAEAIAVGTTSVRTLESLYYIGTTLAHKPDAQESELHIRQWQPYETDRQSQEKAVPPIEALQCIIRYLDHNNMETLHTSTQIIIAPGYEYKIVKTMITNFHQPQSTLLLLVSAFVKGNWRTIYDYALSHNFRFLSYGDSSLLIP, encoded by the coding sequence ATGAAAGAAAACCCGAAACATATACGAATCAGTGAATATAACTATCCACTACCCGATGAGCGCATCGCCAAATTTCCTCTACCGGTAAGAGACCAATCAAAATTACTGATCTACCGTCAGGGCAAAGTCAGTGAAGATGTATTTACTTCACTCCCAACCTATTTACCTCAGGGAAGTCTATTGATATTTAATAATACCAAAGTCATTCAGGCCCGGCTTCATTTCCACAAAGAAACGGGTGCTTTAATTGAGGTGTTTTGTTTAGAGCCTATCGAGCCAAGTGACTATGCACTCAACTTTCAACAAACCGGACACGCTGCCTGGCTATGCATGATTGGGAATCTAAAGAAATGGAAAGAAGGCAATCTGCATAAAGTAATGAACGTAAAAGGCAAAGAGATTATTCTTACTGCCTCCAGGGGCGAATGTCGTGGAACGAGCCATTGGATAGATTTTATATGGAACAACACAAAAGTAACCTTTGCCGACATACTGGAAGTGTTTGGCGAGTTACCCATTCCTCCTTATTTAAACAGAGAGACGCAGGAGAGTGATAAGGAAACCTACCAAACCGTTTATTCAAAAATAAAAGGATCGGTAGCCGCTCCCACCGCAGGCCTGCACTTCACCTCCAGGGTACTCAATGACCTGAAGGATAGAGGGATAGATTCTGAAGAACTAACCTTGCATGTAGGGGCCGGCACTTTTAAGCCGGTAAAAAGTGAGGAAATAGAAGGGCACGAAATGCATACCGAATATATTTCGGTGTCACGTACCACCTTGCAAAAGCTCATTGAGCATAAAGCCGAAGCCATCGCCGTGGGCACCACTTCTGTCCGGACATTAGAAAGCTTGTATTATATAGGAACCACGCTTGCTCACAAGCCCGATGCACAGGAAAGTGAGCTCCACATTCGCCAATGGCAACCCTACGAAACCGACCGGCAATCACAAGAAAAAGCCGTGCCCCCCATCGAAGCGTTACAGTGCATCATCCGCTATCTGGATCATAATAACATGGAAACATTGCACACCAGCACCCAAATTATTATTGCACCCGGATACGAATATAAAATTGTGAAAACCATGATTACCAACTTTCACCAACCACAAAGTACCCTATTGTTACTTGTATCGGCCTTTGTAAAAGGTAACTGGCGCACGATATACGACTACGCGCTAAGTCACAATTTTCGTTTTTTAAGCTATGGAGATTCTTCACTTTTAATACCCTAA
- a CDS encoding aminodeoxychorismate synthase component I, which translates to MKAYTKEEATERINQLAAAGKEFAFIINYKQDCSYIEEPDNIDPTEWLYNLNGFTNYREAVKPTPSRENILWQSYPNSFSAYQQSFNIVRKNILVGNSFLVNLTCSTPVSTNLNLKEIFYQSKALYKLWLKDRFVCFSPEIFVRISRGQIYAYPMKGTIDATLPKAKEQLMNDVKEAAEHATITDLIRNDLSIVAEQVEVLRYRYVDRLQTNRGSILQTSSEIKGKLPYDYLLYLGNILFKLLPAGSITGAPKLKTIEIIAEAEEHERSFYTGIMGYFDGKSIDSSVMIRFIEQRNNRLFFKSGGGITSQSNVNSEYQEMIQKVYVPIY; encoded by the coding sequence ATGAAAGCTTATACCAAAGAAGAAGCTACCGAACGGATAAACCAACTGGCAGCTGCCGGAAAGGAATTTGCATTCATCATAAACTATAAGCAGGATTGCTCTTACATTGAAGAGCCCGATAACATTGATCCGACAGAATGGCTCTACAACCTGAATGGTTTTACTAACTACCGGGAAGCCGTGAAACCAACGCCCAGCAGAGAAAACATCCTCTGGCAATCTTACCCTAACTCTTTCTCTGCTTACCAGCAATCATTCAATATTGTACGCAAAAACATCTTAGTGGGAAACAGCTTCCTGGTAAACCTGACTTGTTCTACCCCTGTATCTACAAACTTAAACCTGAAAGAGATTTTTTATCAATCAAAAGCACTCTATAAACTTTGGCTGAAGGATCGTTTTGTCTGCTTCTCGCCCGAAATATTCGTGCGCATAAGCCGAGGACAAATTTATGCTTATCCGATGAAGGGAACCATAGATGCTACATTGCCTAAAGCCAAAGAGCAACTAATGAATGATGTTAAAGAAGCTGCCGAGCACGCCACCATTACAGACCTCATCCGTAATGACCTAAGCATAGTAGCCGAGCAAGTGGAAGTGCTTCGTTACCGATACGTCGATCGGTTACAAACTAATCGGGGTTCCATCTTGCAAACCAGTTCGGAAATCAAAGGAAAACTACCCTATGATTATCTTTTGTATCTGGGCAACATACTCTTTAAACTACTTCCAGCAGGTTCCATTACCGGAGCACCGAAGCTTAAAACCATAGAAATTATAGCAGAGGCCGAAGAGCATGAACGCAGCTTTTATACCGGTATTATGGGATACTTTGATGGGAAAAGCATTGATAGTTCCGTTATGATACGCTTCATCGAACAACGAAACAATCGGCTCTTTTTTAAAAGCGGCGGTGGCATCACCAGCCAAAGCAATGTAAATAGTGAATACCAAGAAATGATACAAAAAGTTTATGTGCCCATTTATTGA
- a CDS encoding DUF2027 domain-containing protein — MKIGDKVRFLSEVGGGIVKGFQGKDIALIEDADGFDIPMLARECVVIETDDYNLKRRPTQTPPSKQEEVRVSKPEITTRSIEMSGGDSLNVALAFVPGDVKTISNTTFDAYLVNDSNYYMYYTYLSAEGKAWKTRSHGLLEPNTKLLLEEFAKDVLNDMERLSVQLLAFKNDKTFVQKPAVSVELRIDTVKFYKLHTFRESVYFEEPALIYDIVKDDIPLKQVYVSAEELQAALFQKRSIDDKPKSQPLVKHEAKNAVIEVDLHINELLDTTNGMSNTEILNYQLDKFREVMEQYKDKREQKIVFIHGKGDGVLRKAVVDELKHKYTTCRFQDASFQEYGFGATMVTIK; from the coding sequence ATGAAAATAGGAGATAAGGTACGCTTTCTCAGCGAAGTAGGCGGGGGAATCGTGAAAGGTTTTCAAGGCAAAGACATTGCGTTGATAGAAGATGCCGATGGCTTTGACATTCCAATGCTTGCTCGTGAGTGTGTAGTGATAGAAACAGATGATTATAACTTGAAGCGGAGGCCAACCCAAACTCCGCCTTCAAAGCAAGAAGAAGTCAGGGTTTCTAAACCGGAAATAACTACCCGATCAATAGAAATGAGTGGGGGAGATAGTTTGAATGTAGCTCTTGCGTTTGTGCCCGGTGATGTGAAAACCATTAGTAATACCACGTTTGATGCTTATTTGGTAAATGATAGCAACTATTACATGTATTATACATATCTGAGTGCCGAAGGTAAGGCTTGGAAAACCCGCTCGCATGGCTTGTTGGAACCTAACACCAAACTTCTGCTTGAAGAATTTGCCAAAGATGTTTTGAATGACATGGAACGGTTATCTGTGCAGTTGCTTGCGTTCAAAAACGATAAAACGTTTGTTCAAAAGCCTGCTGTAAGTGTGGAACTGCGCATTGACACGGTTAAATTCTATAAGTTGCATACATTTCGTGAATCAGTTTACTTTGAGGAACCGGCTTTAATCTATGATATTGTAAAAGATGATATTCCGTTGAAGCAGGTATATGTCTCGGCTGAAGAACTTCAGGCGGCACTGTTTCAGAAAAGGAGCATAGATGATAAGCCAAAATCGCAACCTCTTGTGAAGCATGAAGCGAAGAATGCGGTGATAGAGGTGGATCTTCACATCAATGAATTGCTTGATACGACAAATGGCATGAGCAATACTGAAATATTGAATTATCAGCTGGATAAATTTCGTGAAGTGATGGAACAATATAAAGACAAACGCGAACAGAAGATTGTTTTTATACACGGAAAAGGTGATGGAGTATTGCGAAAAGCAGTGGTGGATGAATTGAAGCATAAGTATACTACGTGCCGGTTTCAGGATGCATCGTTTCAGGAATATGGTTTTGGCGCTACCATGGTTACTATAAAATAA
- a CDS encoding aminotransferase class IV family protein has product MCPFIETIRIEDGVACNLAYHNQRMNQTRADHFVQSTPLDVRDYITLPQHKNQDRIKCRVVYSNSIEEVTYIPYTLRHVNTLQIVYSDTIDYHYKSTDREALNQLFTQKKSQDEILIVKNGLLTDTSIANIALFDGYKWYTPSTPLLKGTQRAFLLDKAMMHEEEIDIEQLFSYKQIALFNAMIPFGEIIIQIDKEHMHF; this is encoded by the coding sequence ATGTGCCCATTTATTGAAACCATACGGATAGAAGACGGAGTTGCGTGCAATCTCGCATACCACAATCAACGGATGAATCAGACGCGTGCAGACCATTTCGTACAGTCAACGCCTCTCGATGTACGCGATTACATCACACTTCCGCAGCACAAAAATCAAGATCGCATAAAATGCAGAGTAGTTTACAGCAACTCTATTGAAGAGGTGACTTATATCCCGTACACATTACGTCACGTCAATACCTTGCAGATCGTCTATTCAGACACTATAGACTATCACTACAAAAGCACAGATAGAGAAGCGCTCAATCAACTCTTCACACAGAAAAAATCACAAGACGAGATTCTGATTGTAAAAAACGGTTTGCTAACCGATACCTCCATAGCCAACATCGCTCTTTTTGATGGATACAAATGGTACACCCCCTCTACACCACTGCTGAAAGGTACTCAAAGAGCCTTTCTGCTTGATAAAGCAATGATGCACGAAGAAGAAATTGACATTGAACAACTCTTTTCCTACAAACAGATAGCCTTATTTAATGCCATGATTCCTTTTGGAGAAATCATTATTCAGATAGATAAGGAGCACATGCATTTCTAA
- the hemW gene encoding radical SAM family heme chaperone HemW — protein sequence MAGIYLHIPFCKTRCIYCDFYSSTQSNLIKDYISALCRELEMRKEYLQDESIETIYFGGGTPSLLSEKDFHQIFDIIEHTYGLSACKEITLEANPDDLSPEYLETLSHLPFNRISIGIQTFNNATLRLLKRRHNAEQAIRAVEHCRQAGFNNISIDLIYGLPGETEETWQKDLEQAISLNVEHISAYHLTYEKGTPIYNMLQKKQIKEVDEESSIRFFTLLVNNLTAAGYEHYEISNFCLPEKYSRHNTSYWKGIKYLGCGPSAHSFDGETREWNVSSITSYIKGINTNERSYKTEHLDTNTRYNELIITSIRTRWGLSLEQVSLTFGQNYLDYCLSMARKFIENGQLEILNEHLKLTEEGIFISDGIMSELLKVED from the coding sequence ATGGCAGGCATCTATCTACATATCCCTTTTTGTAAAACCCGTTGTATCTACTGCGATTTCTACTCCAGCACACAGAGTAATCTGATAAAAGATTACATCTCAGCGCTCTGCCGTGAATTAGAGATGAGAAAAGAATATCTACAAGATGAGAGCATAGAGACAATCTATTTTGGCGGAGGCACCCCCTCATTGCTCTCTGAAAAAGATTTTCACCAGATATTTGATATAATAGAGCATACATACGGATTATCTGCCTGCAAAGAGATAACTCTCGAAGCTAATCCTGACGATTTGAGTCCGGAATATCTGGAAACCCTTTCTCATCTTCCTTTTAATCGTATCAGCATTGGCATACAAACATTCAATAATGCTACATTGAGGCTTCTAAAGCGACGCCACAATGCGGAGCAAGCAATCAGAGCTGTTGAACATTGCCGACAGGCCGGATTCAATAACATCAGCATAGACCTTATATATGGTTTACCGGGAGAAACAGAAGAAACATGGCAAAAAGATTTAGAGCAAGCCATCTCACTCAATGTTGAACACATCTCAGCCTACCACCTCACTTATGAGAAAGGTACACCTATATATAATATGCTGCAAAAGAAACAGATTAAAGAGGTTGACGAAGAAAGCAGTATTCGCTTCTTCACTCTATTAGTAAACAACCTCACCGCAGCAGGATATGAACACTATGAGATATCAAACTTCTGCCTTCCCGAAAAGTATTCCCGTCATAACACCTCATATTGGAAAGGGATAAAATATTTAGGTTGCGGCCCGTCTGCTCATTCATTTGATGGTGAAACAAGAGAATGGAATGTTTCTTCCATAACATCTTATATAAAAGGTATAAATACCAATGAACGATCTTACAAAACAGAACATCTGGATACCAACACCCGATATAACGAATTAATTATAACCTCAATACGTACTCGCTGGGGACTGTCACTAGAGCAGGTAAGCCTCACTTTTGGCCAAAATTACTTGGATTATTGCTTAAGCATGGCCAGAAAGTTTATAGAAAACGGGCAGCTGGAAATACTAAACGAACATTTAAAACTGACGGAAGAAGGAATCTTTATCTCCGACGGAATCATGAGCGAATTACTCAAAGTGGAAGACTGA
- a CDS encoding elongation factor G yields the protein MKVYQTSEIKNIALLGSSGSGKTTLAEALLFEGGIIKRRGTIAAKNTVSDYFPVEQEYGYSVFSTLFHVEWNNRKLNMIDCPGSDDFVGSVVTALNVADSAVLLLNGRYGVEVGTENHFRYTEKLNKPVAFVVNQLDNDKCDYDNILEQLKEAYGSKVVPIQYPIATGPDFNALIDVLLMKKYSWKPEGGTPLIEDIPMEEMDKAMKMHKFLVEAAAENDEELMEKFFEQETLSEDEMREGIRKGLSSRGMFPVFCVCAGRDMGTRRLMEFLGNVVPFVSEMDKVINTDGKEIEPDVNGPTSLYFFKTSVEPHIGEVSYFKVMSGKVKEGDDLLNADRGSKERITQMYVVAGANRTKVEELQAGDIGAAVKLKEVKTGNTLNDKNCNYRFSFIKYPNSRYTRAIKPVNEADVEKMMGILTRMREEDPTWVVEQSKELKQTLVHGQGEFHLRTLKWRLENNDKLQIKFEEPKIPYRETITKAARADYRHKKQSGGAGQFGEVHLIVEPYKEGMPVPDIYKFNGQEFKISVRGTEEIKLEWGGKLIFINSIVGGSIDNRFMPAILKGVMARMEQGPLTGSYARDVRVIVYDGKMHPVDSNEISFMLAGRNAFSEAFKNAGPKILEPIYDVEIFVPSDKMGDVMGELQGRRAMIMGMNSEKSFEKLIAKVPLKEMSSYSTTLSSLTGGRASFIMKFASYELVPADIQDKLIKEFEVKHAEE from the coding sequence ATGAAAGTATATCAAACAAGTGAAATTAAGAACATTGCCCTATTGGGCAGTTCTGGCTCTGGGAAAACCACTCTCGCTGAAGCTTTGCTTTTCGAGGGTGGTATTATAAAGCGTCGCGGAACTATTGCCGCAAAAAATACGGTGAGTGACTATTTTCCTGTAGAACAGGAATATGGTTACTCTGTTTTTTCCACCCTATTCCATGTTGAATGGAATAATAGAAAGCTGAACATGATAGATTGTCCGGGTTCAGATGATTTTGTGGGAAGTGTCGTTACCGCTTTGAATGTAGCCGATTCTGCCGTGCTTCTTTTGAACGGGCGATATGGTGTTGAGGTTGGTACAGAGAATCACTTCCGATATACTGAAAAGCTTAATAAACCGGTTGCTTTTGTTGTTAATCAGCTCGATAACGATAAATGTGACTATGATAATATACTTGAGCAACTTAAAGAAGCTTATGGTTCTAAGGTGGTTCCTATTCAATACCCTATAGCCACTGGTCCTGATTTTAATGCGCTTATTGATGTGCTGCTAATGAAAAAATATTCATGGAAACCTGAGGGAGGAACTCCTCTTATAGAGGATATCCCGATGGAGGAAATGGATAAGGCGATGAAAATGCACAAATTTTTGGTGGAAGCGGCGGCTGAAAATGATGAAGAACTAATGGAAAAATTCTTTGAACAAGAAACTCTTAGTGAAGATGAAATGCGTGAGGGCATTCGTAAGGGGCTTTCTAGTCGTGGCATGTTCCCTGTTTTCTGCGTTTGTGCCGGAAGAGATATGGGAACCCGTCGATTAATGGAATTCTTGGGAAATGTAGTTCCATTTGTATCGGAAATGGATAAAGTGATTAATACGGATGGAAAAGAGATTGAACCTGATGTGAATGGACCCACTTCTTTGTATTTCTTTAAGACAAGTGTGGAGCCTCATATTGGTGAAGTATCTTATTTTAAAGTAATGAGTGGCAAGGTAAAAGAGGGAGATGACTTACTGAATGCAGATAGAGGATCAAAGGAACGTATAACGCAAATGTATGTAGTGGCAGGAGCCAATAGAACAAAAGTGGAAGAGCTTCAGGCAGGGGATATAGGCGCAGCTGTTAAGTTGAAAGAAGTAAAAACGGGAAATACGCTGAATGACAAAAATTGCAATTATAGATTTAGCTTTATAAAATATCCTAATTCTAGATATACGCGGGCAATAAAACCGGTAAATGAAGCGGATGTCGAGAAAATGATGGGTATTCTTACTCGTATGCGCGAGGAAGATCCTACCTGGGTGGTGGAGCAATCTAAAGAATTAAAGCAAACGCTTGTACATGGGCAGGGAGAGTTTCATCTGCGTACCCTAAAATGGCGGTTAGAGAACAATGACAAACTGCAAATTAAATTCGAGGAACCTAAAATCCCATATCGGGAGACAATAACGAAGGCAGCCAGAGCTGATTATAGACATAAGAAACAATCCGGTGGGGCGGGGCAGTTTGGAGAGGTTCATCTTATTGTTGAGCCTTATAAAGAAGGAATGCCTGTGCCGGATATCTATAAATTCAATGGACAGGAATTTAAAATAAGTGTGCGGGGTACTGAAGAAATTAAACTTGAATGGGGAGGGAAATTAATCTTTATCAATAGCATTGTGGGCGGTTCGATTGATAATCGTTTTATGCCTGCCATTTTAAAAGGAGTTATGGCACGTATGGAACAAGGTCCATTAACCGGTTCGTATGCCAGAGATGTGCGTGTTATAGTATATGATGGCAAGATGCATCCGGTTGATTCGAATGAAATCTCTTTTATGCTTGCGGGGCGAAATGCTTTTAGCGAAGCTTTTAAAAATGCCGGGCCTAAGATATTGGAACCTATTTATGATGTTGAAATATTCGTTCCGTCAGATAAAATGGGCGATGTAATGGGTGAACTTCAAGGCAGGCGTGCTATGATTATGGGAATGAATAGTGAAAAATCTTTTGAAAAACTGATAGCAAAGGTACCCTTGAAAGAAATGTCGTCTTATTCTACTACACTTAGTTCTTTGACAGGCGGAAGGGCTTCATTTATTATGAAATTTGCCAGTTATGAACTTGTTCCGGCGGATATACAAGATAAACTGATTAAAGAGTTTGAAGTTAAGCATGCCGAAGAGTAG